In Geotalea uraniireducens, one genomic interval encodes:
- a CDS encoding DoxX family protein, with translation MKVLVLIGRIFYAAVFVMAAPNHFATGTIAYAAAHGVPLAALAVPLSGMIALLGGVSIALGYRAKWGAWLLVLFLVPVTLTMHNFWAVADPAAAALQQIMFMKNLAMLGAALLIAHFGSGPLSVDGSGRR, from the coding sequence ATGAAAGTACTGGTACTGATCGGCAGGATTTTCTATGCGGCCGTCTTCGTTATGGCCGCTCCCAACCATTTTGCCACGGGGACGATCGCCTATGCCGCCGCCCATGGTGTGCCGCTGGCTGCGCTGGCGGTGCCGTTGTCGGGAATGATTGCCTTACTGGGCGGGGTAAGCATCGCCCTTGGATACCGGGCCAAATGGGGTGCCTGGCTGCTGGTGCTCTTTTTGGTGCCGGTTACCCTGACGATGCACAACTTCTGGGCGGTGGCCGATCCGGCGGCGGCCGCGCTGCAGCAGATCATGTTCATGAAGAACCTGGCGATGCTCGGCGCGGCGCTCTTGATCGCCCATTTCGGTTCCGGACCGCTCAGTGTTGACGGGAGCGGCCGGCGGTAA
- a CDS encoding diguanylate cyclase, whose amino-acid sequence MQRASGKEQQLIAKYQERFADPAGGEPLSYAEGAELFSAFRKLVRRLGRIARISDNYQNEIKILVLELQDALAKVKELKGCLPICASCKKIRNDDGYWKQLEQYLAENSDALLSHGLCPECTANYLALSRHDTEQTPAAVVNPAHLLDEADLDDPVIRRFLPLLNDRNLVSTPLFADFNALFQRYVRLAKRLKRIARISDSYQSQLHNLKTQLDHASRTDYLTGLANRRDMYDILAAEHNRALRHGSSFAIVMVDFDKFKEINDNHGHDAGDTILVAAARAIKTNLRKEDTFARWGGEEFMALFPELDREMAFQAAEKVRELIAGIAVDVDGTTIKPTASLGVAIFIPDESLAECIKRADAALRTAKNSGRNRTVLHDGH is encoded by the coding sequence ATGCAACGGGCATCGGGGAAAGAACAGCAGCTCATCGCCAAGTACCAGGAGCGCTTCGCCGATCCCGCCGGCGGCGAGCCCCTCTCCTACGCCGAAGGCGCCGAACTCTTCTCCGCTTTCCGAAAACTGGTAAGAAGGCTCGGCAGGATCGCCCGCATCAGCGACAACTACCAGAACGAGATCAAGATTCTCGTTCTGGAGTTGCAGGACGCCCTGGCAAAGGTCAAAGAGCTCAAGGGATGTCTCCCGATCTGCGCCTCATGCAAGAAAATCCGCAACGACGACGGCTACTGGAAGCAGTTGGAACAGTACTTGGCCGAGAATTCCGATGCCCTGCTCTCCCACGGCCTCTGCCCGGAATGTACCGCCAACTATCTGGCCCTCTCCCGACATGACACGGAGCAGACACCGGCGGCCGTCGTCAATCCCGCCCACCTGCTCGACGAGGCCGATCTCGACGATCCGGTCATCCGCCGTTTCCTGCCGCTGCTTAACGACCGGAATCTCGTCTCGACGCCACTGTTTGCCGACTTCAATGCGCTTTTCCAGCGTTACGTCCGTTTGGCCAAACGATTGAAGCGGATCGCCAGAATCAGCGACAGTTACCAATCCCAGCTCCACAACCTGAAAACCCAGCTCGATCACGCTTCGCGCACCGATTATCTGACCGGGCTTGCCAACCGGCGCGACATGTACGACATTCTCGCTGCGGAGCACAATCGCGCCCTCCGTCACGGCAGCAGCTTCGCCATCGTCATGGTCGATTTCGACAAGTTCAAGGAGATCAACGATAACCACGGGCATGACGCCGGCGATACGATCCTGGTTGCCGCGGCCCGGGCAATCAAGACAAACCTGCGCAAAGAAGATACCTTCGCCCGCTGGGGCGGGGAAGAGTTCATGGCCCTTTTCCCCGAGTTGGACAGGGAAATGGCCTTTCAAGCCGCGGAAAAGGTCCGCGAGCTGATCGCCGGGATCGCCGTCGACGTCGACGGTACGACCATCAAGCCAACCGCCAGTCTCGGCGTTGCCATCTTCATCCCCGACGAATCGCTTGCCGAATGCATTAAGCGGGCGGACGCCGCGCTCCGGACCGCCAAAAACTCCGGGAGAAACCGGACGGTACTCCACGACGGGCATTGA
- the siaC gene encoding biofilm regulation phosphoprotein SiaC, whose product MEPLQIQGTKSTPEICFEQQSGKLSMCGESYPENSFEFYKPLLSWIARFTAIHDGPVNFDVRMSYLNTGSTKCMMDILDILEESFLAGKEVMVNWYYDRDNERALENAEEFKEEVTMPFNIIPIVEEA is encoded by the coding sequence ATGGAACCATTGCAGATTCAGGGGACTAAATCGACCCCCGAAATATGTTTTGAGCAGCAGAGCGGCAAACTCAGCATGTGCGGCGAATCCTACCCGGAAAATTCTTTCGAGTTCTACAAGCCGCTCCTGTCCTGGATAGCCCGGTTTACCGCAATCCACGACGGACCGGTCAACTTCGACGTCCGGATGAGTTACCTCAATACCGGCAGTACGAAATGCATGATGGACATCCTCGACATCCTCGAAGAGTCTTTTCTGGCCGGCAAAGAGGTGATGGTGAACTGGTACTATGACCGGGACAATGAGCGGGCGTTGGAAAACGCCGAAGAATTCAAGGAAGAGGTTACCATGCCGTTCAACATTATTCCGATCGTCGAGGAAGCGTAA